One uncultured Hyphomonas sp. genomic region harbors:
- a CDS encoding NUDIX domain-containing protein produces MTDSPLRPGAGCGAAILDDQGRLLLIQRLKEPEAGAWGLPGGKIDFGERSEDTARREIEEELGIVIELTRLACISEIIDGGDGQHWVSPIYEARIVSGAPRIMEPEKHGGWGWFSRDDLPERLTTPAITFLETTANGAWRPALKQSL; encoded by the coding sequence CCCCGGTGCAGGCTGCGGCGCCGCAATCCTCGACGATCAGGGCCGCCTGCTTCTGATCCAGCGCCTGAAAGAACCCGAAGCCGGAGCCTGGGGCCTGCCCGGCGGCAAGATCGATTTCGGCGAACGGTCCGAAGACACGGCCCGGCGGGAAATCGAGGAGGAACTGGGCATCGTCATCGAACTGACGCGCCTTGCCTGTATCTCGGAAATCATTGACGGCGGTGACGGCCAGCACTGGGTGTCGCCGATCTACGAGGCCCGCATCGTTTCTGGAGCGCCGCGCATCATGGAACCCGAGAAGCATGGCGGCTGGGGATGGTTCAGCCGGGACGACCTGCCGGAACGCCTGACCACGCCAGCGATCACTTTCCTTGAAACAACTGCGAATGGGGCATGGCGGCCTGCCCTGAAGCAGTCTTTATAG
- a CDS encoding ElyC/SanA/YdcF family protein, which produces MRWLRRIVFWLIFLDLVATALFWGASRFMDQSRSLTGGTGVVFYTDNNKDAAARIAKAVNLLKAGKLDRLYMVGGHRPQEGWLGSQEMALIAARGSGLGGRISADVESRDTISGLKNLARDAKTKAPGEIVFVSNCMQVIRAKVIYNAQPDHQSQVKGACPPGDLNPLDIWRRAHYEAGAWILYAMPAGWRDAVLDRLRGADEPAE; this is translated from the coding sequence ATGCGCTGGCTTCGCCGAATCGTATTCTGGCTGATCTTCCTGGATCTGGTCGCAACCGCCCTCTTCTGGGGCGCAAGCCGGTTTATGGATCAGTCTCGCTCGCTGACCGGCGGCACGGGCGTCGTCTTCTACACAGACAATAACAAGGATGCCGCCGCGCGGATCGCCAAGGCGGTGAACCTCCTGAAGGCCGGCAAGCTGGACCGGCTTTACATGGTGGGCGGTCACCGCCCGCAGGAAGGCTGGCTCGGCAGCCAGGAAATGGCGCTGATCGCCGCGCGCGGTTCCGGCCTTGGCGGGCGAATCTCGGCGGATGTGGAAAGCCGCGATACGATCTCGGGCCTGAAGAACCTTGCACGCGATGCCAAAACCAAGGCGCCCGGTGAAATCGTCTTTGTTTCCAACTGCATGCAGGTGATCCGGGCGAAGGTCATCTACAATGCCCAGCCTGACCACCAGTCACAGGTCAAAGGTGCCTGCCCGCCGGGCGATCTCAACCCGCTCGACATATGGCGGCGCGCCCACTACGAGGCCGGTGCCTGGATCCTGTATGCGATGCCTGCAGGCTGGCGGGATGCCGTGCTGGACCGGCTGCGGGGCGCCGACGAACCCGCAGAATAA
- a CDS encoding phosphoenolpyruvate carboxykinase, whose protein sequence is MSDTVAILGELGIEPKSVRKNWNEARLYETSVATGEARVADGGPLVVETGQHTGRSAKDKFTVRDETTENTVWWDNNAAMTPAQFDALLEDFKTHLASKDVFAQELFGGADLSHRLPVTVITEYAWHSLFIRHLLRIPEAGEYENFESQFTIINCPSFRADPARHGCRSETVIAVNFAKRMVLIGGTSYAGETKKSVFTALNYYLPAKNVMPMHCSVNTSPDDDAAIFFGLSGTGKTTLSADASRILIGDDEHGWSENGLFNFEGGCYAKMIKLSEEAEPEIFATTKQWGTVLENVVMDAETRELDLDDATLAENSRGAYPISAIPNASLSGRCGQPKNLIMLTADAFGVLPPIAKLTPAQAMYHFLSGYTAKVAGTEKGVTEPTATFSTCFGGPFMPRHPSEYGNLLRELIGKYDVNCWLVSTGWTGGPYGTGHRMPIKATRALLNAALDGSLNDVEFRTDDTFGFQVPVAVPGVDAKILDPRSTWADGAAFDKQAAKLADMFVENFAKFEAYVDDAVKAAAPKAKVSV, encoded by the coding sequence ATGAGCGATACTGTAGCGATCCTTGGAGAACTGGGGATTGAGCCCAAATCCGTCCGCAAAAACTGGAACGAGGCTCGTCTTTACGAGACGTCTGTTGCGACGGGCGAAGCACGTGTCGCTGATGGCGGCCCTCTCGTTGTAGAAACAGGACAACACACCGGTCGTTCCGCCAAGGACAAATTCACCGTCCGTGACGAAACAACGGAAAACACTGTGTGGTGGGATAACAATGCGGCCATGACGCCGGCCCAGTTCGACGCCCTGCTGGAAGACTTCAAAACCCACCTGGCCAGCAAGGATGTGTTCGCTCAGGAACTTTTCGGCGGCGCTGACCTGTCTCACCGCCTGCCGGTGACCGTAATCACCGAATACGCCTGGCACTCCCTCTTCATCCGTCACCTGCTGCGGATTCCGGAAGCCGGCGAATACGAGAACTTCGAGTCGCAATTCACCATCATCAACTGCCCGAGCTTCCGTGCCGATCCGGCGCGCCATGGCTGCCGCTCCGAAACCGTGATCGCGGTCAACTTTGCCAAGCGCATGGTCCTGATCGGCGGCACCTCCTATGCCGGCGAGACCAAGAAATCGGTCTTCACGGCACTCAACTATTACCTGCCGGCCAAGAATGTCATGCCGATGCACTGCTCGGTGAACACCTCGCCGGACGATGACGCGGCCATCTTCTTCGGCCTGTCGGGCACCGGCAAGACGACCCTGTCGGCCGATGCGAGCCGCATCCTGATCGGCGACGATGAGCATGGCTGGTCGGAAAACGGCCTCTTCAACTTTGAAGGCGGCTGCTACGCCAAAATGATCAAGCTGTCGGAAGAGGCAGAGCCGGAAATCTTCGCAACGACAAAGCAGTGGGGCACTGTCCTCGAAAACGTCGTGATGGATGCCGAAACCCGCGAACTGGACCTCGACGATGCGACGCTCGCCGAGAACTCCCGCGGCGCCTACCCGATCTCGGCCATTCCGAATGCGTCCCTGTCGGGCCGCTGCGGCCAGCCGAAAAACCTCATCATGCTGACGGCAGATGCCTTCGGCGTCTTGCCCCCGATCGCCAAACTGACCCCGGCCCAGGCGATGTACCACTTCCTGTCTGGCTACACCGCCAAGGTTGCCGGCACAGAGAAAGGCGTCACCGAACCGACGGCGACCTTCTCCACCTGCTTCGGCGGCCCGTTCATGCCGCGCCATCCATCCGAATACGGAAACCTGTTGCGCGAACTCATCGGCAAGTACGATGTGAACTGCTGGCTGGTCTCCACCGGCTGGACCGGCGGCCCGTACGGCACCGGCCATCGCATGCCGATCAAGGCCACCCGCGCCCTGCTGAACGCCGCTCTCGACGGCTCGCTGAACGATGTCGAGTTCCGCACGGACGACACCTTCGGCTTCCAGGTTCCGGTCGCCGTGCCGGGGGTCGATGCGAAAATCCTCGACCCGCGTTCGACCTGGGCCGACGGCGCTGCCTTTGACAAGCAGGCCGCCAAACTGGCCGACATGTTTGTGGAGAACTTCGCGAAGTTCGAAGCCTATGTGGACGATGCCGTGAAGGCCGCTGCACCGAAGGCCAAAGTCTCGGTCTGA
- a CDS encoding acetyl-CoA C-acyltransferase, whose protein sequence is MREAVIVSYARTGMAKANRGSLNDTHGITMAGHAIKGAIERAGIEPGAVEDVFLGSAQPEGATGHNVARNAALWAGCPSTTSGATINRFCSSGLQAIANAAHTVINEGAPVAIGGGVESLSLVSRSGHMNTFRYTEEELMKKWPAIWMTMIETAEIVADRYGVSREDQDRYSAESQKRTAAFQESGKMAEEIVPLKTRMKMVNKETGEETYQDVVCDRDECNRPGTTYETLAGLKPVFSGGMVVKEGKYVTAGNASQLSDGAAAVVVMEAQEAKKRGLTPMGRFVGFNVAGCDPDEMGIGPVFAVPRLLERHGLKVDDIDLWELNEAFASQCLYSRDRLGIDPEKYNVNGGSISIGHPFGMTGARCTGSLLMEGKRRGAKWGVVTMCIGGGMGGAGLFEIYS, encoded by the coding sequence ATGCGTGAAGCCGTTATCGTATCTTACGCCCGTACGGGCATGGCAAAAGCCAACCGCGGGAGTCTGAACGACACCCACGGCATCACCATGGCGGGTCACGCCATCAAGGGCGCCATCGAGCGCGCCGGCATCGAGCCGGGTGCGGTCGAAGACGTGTTCCTCGGCTCTGCTCAGCCGGAAGGCGCCACCGGACACAACGTTGCCCGCAACGCCGCGCTCTGGGCAGGTTGCCCGTCCACCACCTCCGGCGCGACCATCAACCGTTTCTGCTCGTCCGGCCTGCAGGCGATCGCGAATGCCGCGCACACCGTCATCAACGAAGGCGCCCCGGTCGCCATCGGCGGCGGTGTGGAATCGCTGTCGCTGGTTTCCCGCTCGGGTCACATGAACACCTTCCGCTACACGGAAGAGGAACTCATGAAGAAATGGCCGGCGATCTGGATGACCATGATCGAAACGGCCGAAATCGTTGCGGACCGCTATGGCGTCAGCCGCGAAGATCAGGACCGTTACTCCGCTGAATCCCAGAAGCGCACCGCCGCCTTCCAGGAATCCGGCAAGATGGCCGAAGAGATCGTCCCGCTGAAGACCCGCATGAAAATGGTCAACAAGGAAACCGGCGAAGAGACCTATCAGGACGTCGTCTGCGACCGTGACGAGTGTAACCGCCCGGGCACGACCTATGAGACCCTCGCTGGCCTGAAGCCGGTCTTCTCCGGCGGCATGGTCGTCAAGGAAGGCAAGTATGTGACCGCCGGTAACGCGTCGCAGCTGTCCGATGGCGCCGCTGCCGTGGTCGTCATGGAAGCGCAGGAAGCCAAAAAGCGCGGCCTGACCCCGATGGGCCGTTTCGTCGGCTTCAACGTCGCCGGTTGCGATCCGGACGAAATGGGCATCGGCCCGGTTTTCGCCGTGCCGCGCCTGCTGGAGCGCCATGGTCTGAAGGTTGACGACATCGACCTGTGGGAACTGAACGAAGCGTTCGCGTCGCAGTGCCTTTACAGCCGTGACCGTCTGGGCATCGACCCGGAGAAGTACAACGTCAATGGCGGCTCGATCTCCATCGGCCACCCGTTCGGCATGACCGGCGCACGCTGCACCGGCTCCCTGCTGATGGAAGGCAAGCGCCGCGGCGCCAAGTGGGGCGTTGTCACCATGTGTATCGGTGGCGGCATGGGCGGCGCTGGCCTGTTCGAAATCTACAGCTAA
- a CDS encoding porin has product MAFPPSPKSIFASCLSLAVLGFLPLPAMAEDWETEIFGRAQYDYTGSEGDQSGFAHDRGRIRTARLGLDLKRGGTKVRLEVARNLSGEAELTDAYVKQALGHSGWSVRAGQFKTRNSLDEQTSGRFTSFFERAAFTDAFAFDRRAGVQLESNGKRHSVYAGLFAGNINDTAFSGTHAAAFRYVFTPVLTETELLHLGVSLRWREADDQGFRYSQRPFSRDTDPILSTPRFAREDLFAGIEAATIRGPAWLAAEAGVMEAGHGPAGEAVFTGGYLEAGYVLGGHRTYEHSKFDRPKVYRPVTEGGTGALVLAVRADWLDMTDSPADGGRMDTIALAADWYATSHIHAGINLYRIEADFGASPAGLSPDFAAYILDGGRSEDVTGLGVRFQIDF; this is encoded by the coding sequence TTGGCGTTTCCGCCCTCCCCCAAATCCATTTTCGCCAGCTGCCTGAGCCTCGCCGTACTCGGTTTCCTGCCCCTGCCAGCCATGGCGGAAGACTGGGAAACGGAGATCTTCGGCCGTGCACAGTATGACTATACCGGATCAGAGGGTGACCAATCCGGCTTTGCCCATGACCGTGGCAGGATCCGGACGGCCCGTCTCGGACTGGACCTCAAACGCGGCGGCACAAAGGTCCGACTGGAAGTCGCACGTAACCTGTCCGGCGAGGCGGAACTCACCGACGCCTATGTGAAGCAGGCGCTCGGGCACTCGGGCTGGTCTGTCCGCGCCGGACAGTTCAAGACCCGGAACTCGCTTGATGAGCAGACATCGGGCCGCTTCACATCCTTCTTCGAACGCGCGGCTTTTACCGATGCGTTCGCCTTCGACCGGCGCGCCGGTGTGCAGCTGGAAAGCAATGGCAAGCGCCACTCCGTTTATGCCGGTCTGTTTGCGGGCAACATCAATGACACCGCGTTCTCCGGCACGCATGCCGCGGCCTTCCGCTATGTCTTCACGCCGGTGCTGACAGAGACCGAACTGCTGCACCTGGGTGTATCGCTGCGGTGGCGCGAGGCCGACGATCAAGGATTCCGGTACAGCCAGCGCCCCTTTTCCCGCGATACCGATCCGATCCTGTCCACGCCGCGCTTTGCCCGCGAAGACCTGTTCGCCGGTATCGAGGCCGCGACCATCCGCGGCCCCGCCTGGCTGGCGGCGGAAGCCGGTGTGATGGAGGCGGGCCACGGCCCGGCGGGCGAGGCGGTCTTCACGGGCGGCTATCTCGAAGCCGGTTATGTACTTGGCGGCCACCGCACCTATGAACACAGCAAGTTCGACCGGCCGAAGGTGTACCGCCCGGTAACGGAGGGCGGCACCGGCGCGCTGGTCCTGGCCGTGCGCGCAGACTGGCTGGACATGACCGACAGCCCTGCCGATGGCGGGCGGATGGACACAATCGCCCTCGCTGCGGACTGGTACGCCACCTCCCACATCCATGCCGGGATCAATCTCTACCGGATCGAGGCCGATTTCGGAGCCTCTCCTGCAGGGCTCTCGCCGGACTTTGCCGCCTATATCCTTGATGGCGGCCGGTCTGAAGACGTCACCGGATTGGGCGTGCGGTTCCAGATCGACTTCTGA